Sequence from the Gloeocapsopsis dulcis genome:
GTGACCTAGGAGCGCAAGTTGATTTGTAGAAGGTTGAATCAGCTATTTTACGCGCACAATAAATAGTGCGTTCAAACAAGATATTAACTGCTTACTTGAAATGCCTTAGCGATAGAGTGGACTTTGCACTCCACGACCACCTCGATTCAAAACGTGTGTGTAAATCATTGTCGTTTTCACATCTTTGTGCCCTAAAAGTTCCTGCACGGTACGAATGTCATACCCATTTTGAAGGAGGTGCAGCATCCCGCACTGCCCGTTGTACTCCGGTTTCATGCAGATGATGCCGTCGTGTCACACCACTACGGGGGTCTTGCGACAGGTGATCTGCGGGAAACACATACTGCCAAATCCATTGGCGTCGGCATGAGGATATTTGCGCTCCAGTGCAAAAGGCAAGTAAAGGAAAACAATGGCATTGAGTGCTTGGTTCTGAGTGGTTGCCGCAACGTGTTCGCTGACTGCCAAGTGAGTCAAAAACTGCGTTACCTCTGCGGTGCCATCTCGTTAGGATGGCGTTTATTGTGAAATAAGATAAAGCGGCGAATTCACTCTTGAGCGAGGGGCTTTTGAGCGCTCTTAGTAAACATAGGTCTTCTCAGTGCTATAGGAGTAATGCTTGACTCGAATTGCATCACGTACTTGGTCGAGCAGCTTTCGGGGACGAGGTTCCACCATGAGATTGTTCAGTATAATTGTATAGAATACATCTAAACAGTAGGGATTTTCTACTGATGGGCAGATACACGGAACTTTGCTGTATATCCACCCCAATTAAGATAGATCTACAGCAAAGCTGCTGTAGATCCACCAAATTTGAATAGATCTACAGTAAGGTATTCGTTCATTTCTCCCAAACTGAAGGATCTACAGTAAAACTCTGTACAATAAATTGTTCCACAAGAACTGGTATAAACTGTTACCATTTGGGAATACTATAGCGTAGCCAGTTTTGTAGAACAACCTCGCTGGAACCGACAACACCTGTTGCTAGCCGCACGCGACTGCAAGGCGGTGTTGCGGCTCAGCTCGAATGTTATGCCGCAAACTAATTGGTAGCAAAGATAACCTTGAATGCAGCAGTATGAATCTATAAATTTTGCTATGACAATTACGGAAAATTTGGCTATGCTTACTCTAAGTATTACCGCAATCTCATTACTTACAGGCATTTTCTATCAAGCAGTGAGTGAAGCCTTAGATCGACGCCGATATCCTCCACAAGGTGAACTTGTGAATATTGGCGGATTTCGTCTACATCTCAACTGTAATGGGCAGGGTACACCAACGGTTGTTATGGATGCTGGTGGTGGTGCTCCCTCAATTACATGGGGCTTGGTTCCATCTGAAATTGCTAAATTTACCCGTGTTTGCACTTATGATCGCGCGGGGTTGGGTTGGAGCGATCCCAATCCCAGGATCTCCCGCACCAGTCAGCAGAGCGTTGATGAATTACATTTACTTTTGACTAAGGCTGGAATTAATCCTCCCTACATTTTAGTTGGACACTCATTGGGTGGAGTCAATATGCGGCTGTATGCAAGTCAACATCCAGAAGATGTGGTCGGATTAGTGTTAGTCGATTCTTCCCATGAAAATCAGATGACATCCGAAATGTGGAGGCGCATAAAAATGCAGTCTTGGCTTTATCAGGTTTTGAGGGTTGTCAGTCAAGTTGGAGTGCTGCGATTAATCGGGGAGATGAATCTGTTACCAATTCTTGAGGACATTAAGCGAGAAATTCAAAAATATCCGCTGGCAGTACAAACCTTATTTGATACCTATAAATCCTTCTGTTACCGTCCCGACTATTGGGCAACCGCATCCAGTGAACTTGCCAATATAAAAAAGAGCTTTGAGGCACTTCAATCAGTTACATCACTGGGCAGCCTGCCTTTGATTGTGTTGAGCCAAGGTTCTAAAGATTCAAAGATGAGTGATGAAAGATTCCAGAAATGGGCATCGCTTCAGTTAGACTTGACCAAACTATCGTCAAATAGCCAACGTATCATTGCAGAAAATAGTGGACATCTTGTGCAACTAGATCAACCTGAGTTGGTTATTAGTGCAGTCCAACGGTTGATTGAGAGCGTCTAAAGTTATGAGTCTTCGATTGAGGCACGGCAATAACAAACCTGGTGCAACGGACGGTATCAAGC
This genomic interval carries:
- a CDS encoding alpha/beta fold hydrolase, with product MTITENLAMLTLSITAISLLTGIFYQAVSEALDRRRYPPQGELVNIGGFRLHLNCNGQGTPTVVMDAGGGAPSITWGLVPSEIAKFTRVCTYDRAGLGWSDPNPRISRTSQQSVDELHLLLTKAGINPPYILVGHSLGGVNMRLYASQHPEDVVGLVLVDSSHENQMTSEMWRRIKMQSWLYQVLRVVSQVGVLRLIGEMNLLPILEDIKREIQKYPLAVQTLFDTYKSFCYRPDYWATASSELANIKKSFEALQSVTSLGSLPLIVLSQGSKDSKMSDERFQKWASLQLDLTKLSSNSQRIIAENSGHLVQLDQPELVISAVQRLIESV